CCCCAGCGGTTCGGGCAAGAGCACCTTGCTGCGCTGCTGCAACGGGCTGGAAGTGGCCCAAGGCGGCACCGTGGAGATCTGCGGCCAGATGCTGCAGAACGAGGGCGAGCAGTTGCCCGAGGCGGCGCTGAACCGCCTGCGCATGCAGGTTGGCATGGTGTTCCAGGGCTTCAACCTGTTCCCGCACCTGTCGGTGCTGGACAACGTCACCGTCGGCCCGCGCACGCTGCGCGGCATGGGCCGCGACGAGGCCAACGCGCTGGCCGAGGACCTGCTGCGCAAGGTCGGCCTGGCGCAGAAGATGTCGGCCATGCCGGCCAGCCTGTCGGGCGGCCAGAAGCAGCGCGTGGCGATCGCCCGCGCGCTGGCGATGCAGCCCAAGGTCATGCTGTTCGACGAACCGACCTCGGCGCTCGATCCGGAACTGGTGGGCGAAGTGCTGCAGGTCATGAAGCTGCTGGCGCGCGAAGGCATGACCATGATGGTCGTGACCCACGAAATGGGCTTTGCCCGCGACGTGGCCGACGTGGTCGCGGTGATGGACGGCGGCGTGATCCTGGAATCGGGCGCGCCCGAGGTCATCTTCAGCCAGCCGCGCGAGGCCCGCACCCGCGAGTTCCTGCAGGCC
The window above is part of the Achromobacter deleyi genome. Proteins encoded here:
- a CDS encoding amino acid ABC transporter ATP-binding protein: MNAANPKEMIRIRGLQKSYGDHAVLRGIDFDVLPSQVVVVIGPSGSGKSTLLRCCNGLEVAQGGTVEICGQMLQNEGEQLPEAALNRLRMQVGMVFQGFNLFPHLSVLDNVTVGPRTLRGMGRDEANALAEDLLRKVGLAQKMSAMPASLSGGQKQRVAIARALAMQPKVMLFDEPTSALDPELVGEVLQVMKLLAREGMTMMVVTHEMGFARDVADVVAVMDGGVILESGAPEVIFSQPREARTREFLQAVLSTGQGAA